Proteins encoded within one genomic window of Nonomuraea gerenzanensis:
- a CDS encoding AfsR/SARP family transcriptional regulator, whose translation MSDPDLRFSVLGPVRAWRDGAELDVGSPQQRLVLAVLLTAGGRVVGQDQLLDALWGQARPRSAVGTLRTYVSRLRAVLGAEVIASVGSGYALTTGTCDLADLDELARQGRPGEALALWQGEPLAGLDGGYAHAQRARLAERRLALLERRLGEDVEEGRHAEVVAELTTLCAEHPVRERLAGLLMTALYRSGRQAEAIGVFTDLRKLLADELGVDPSPELAELYRRIITADAAFGARPQEAAPAAKPVPAAKPVPRQLPADMTDFTGRQPDVEQVTRALREGGGSALVISAVAGAGGMGKTTLAVHVAHRLAAAYPDGQLFVDLQGAGPRPLAPEVVLGGFLRSLGADAAGVPEELDERAALYRSVLAERRVLVLLDNAASAAQVRPLLPGTAGCAVLVTSRARLAALSGARHLGLEAMRPEESLALLAKVVGQERVAAEREAAHELMRACGYLPLAIRIVASRLAARPGWSLARMLGRMADERRRLAELRVDDLAVEATFALGYDQLDEAHARAFRLLAVPNAAGLTAPAAAAVLDVPEAEAEELCEALVNVHLMESPAPGRYRHHDLLKLYARSRLEGEDVRRQVLDRLLGHYLAAMAWIIGEMYPGDPVLDPARTYGPRPPFADLDAAIEWGQAEEQGMLCCLHQLAETPGTGLRDAVSLFDMMSLVFDFESSTTAYEQMAERLVAAAAERGDRATEAHARRKRGEILYSRRAVEAAAAESRAVRACGEARLVDHAGAVNVLAMLAHDRRAYEEATALYEEAITTWRALGHRSEEAVIMGNLALVLAEAGRGAEGVRAGELAADITRELSGGRPNPQIVYQLGVALGAAGRHEEALARFGEGRAEFRRLKQRAWEGLTLRRMAETHLGMGRPDRAVDHAEESLAMLHEADRGWMRGKALAVLGQALSGLGRLSRARACLAEALTIMERQGSPDAADVRALLAGLDPPRVSYSSASEPQV comes from the coding sequence ATGAGTGATCCAGACCTGCGCTTCTCGGTGCTCGGCCCGGTGCGTGCCTGGCGGGACGGCGCCGAGCTGGACGTCGGCTCGCCGCAGCAGCGCCTGGTGCTGGCGGTGCTGCTGACGGCCGGAGGCCGGGTGGTCGGCCAGGACCAGCTGCTCGACGCGCTCTGGGGCCAGGCCCGGCCGCGCAGCGCCGTCGGCACCCTGCGTACCTACGTCTCCCGGCTGCGCGCCGTGCTCGGCGCGGAGGTGATCGCCTCCGTCGGCAGCGGGTACGCGCTCACCACCGGCACCTGCGACCTCGCCGACCTGGACGAGCTGGCCCGGCAGGGCCGGCCCGGCGAGGCGCTGGCCCTCTGGCAGGGAGAGCCGCTGGCCGGGCTGGACGGCGGGTACGCGCACGCGCAGCGGGCCCGCCTGGCGGAGCGGCGGCTCGCGCTGCTGGAGCGCAGGCTCGGCGAGGACGTCGAGGAGGGCAGGCACGCGGAGGTCGTCGCCGAGCTCACCACGCTCTGCGCGGAGCACCCGGTCAGGGAACGGCTGGCGGGCCTGCTGATGACGGCGCTGTACCGCTCGGGCAGGCAGGCCGAGGCGATCGGCGTGTTCACCGACCTGCGCAAGCTGCTGGCCGACGAGCTGGGCGTCGATCCGTCGCCGGAGCTGGCCGAGCTGTACCGGCGGATCATCACGGCCGACGCCGCGTTCGGCGCCCGGCCGCAGGAGGCGGCCCCGGCCGCCAAGCCGGTGCCGGCCGCCAAGCCGGTGCCGCGCCAGTTGCCCGCCGACATGACGGACTTCACCGGCAGGCAGCCGGACGTCGAGCAGGTGACGCGGGCGCTGCGCGAGGGCGGCGGCTCGGCGCTGGTCATCTCGGCCGTGGCGGGCGCCGGCGGCATGGGCAAGACCACCCTGGCCGTGCACGTGGCGCACCGGCTGGCCGCCGCCTACCCCGACGGCCAGCTCTTCGTGGACCTCCAGGGCGCCGGGCCGCGCCCGCTGGCGCCGGAGGTCGTGCTGGGCGGGTTCCTGCGCTCGCTGGGGGCGGACGCGGCGGGCGTCCCGGAGGAGCTGGACGAGCGGGCCGCGCTCTACCGGTCGGTGCTGGCCGAGCGGCGGGTGCTGGTACTGCTGGACAACGCGGCGAGCGCGGCGCAGGTGCGCCCGCTGCTGCCGGGCACCGCCGGCTGCGCGGTGCTGGTGACGAGCCGAGCCAGGCTGGCCGCGCTCTCGGGCGCCAGGCATCTCGGCCTGGAGGCGATGCGCCCGGAGGAGTCGCTGGCGCTGCTGGCCAAGGTGGTGGGGCAGGAGCGGGTGGCCGCCGAGCGGGAGGCGGCGCACGAGCTGATGCGGGCGTGCGGCTACCTGCCGCTGGCGATCAGGATCGTGGCCTCGCGGCTGGCGGCGCGCCCCGGCTGGAGCCTGGCCAGGATGCTCGGGCGGATGGCCGACGAGCGGCGCCGCCTGGCCGAGCTGCGGGTGGACGACCTGGCCGTGGAGGCGACGTTCGCCCTCGGGTACGACCAGCTCGACGAGGCGCACGCCAGGGCGTTCCGGCTGCTGGCGGTGCCGAACGCGGCCGGGCTGACCGCGCCCGCCGCGGCGGCGGTGCTGGACGTGCCGGAGGCCGAGGCGGAGGAGCTGTGCGAGGCCCTGGTGAACGTGCACCTGATGGAGTCGCCGGCGCCCGGCCGCTACCGCCATCACGACCTGCTCAAGCTCTACGCCCGCTCCCGCCTGGAGGGCGAGGACGTCCGGCGGCAGGTGCTCGACCGGCTGCTCGGCCACTACCTGGCGGCCATGGCCTGGATCATCGGCGAGATGTACCCCGGCGACCCGGTGCTCGACCCAGCCAGGACGTACGGCCCCCGGCCGCCGTTCGCGGACCTGGACGCCGCGATCGAGTGGGGGCAGGCCGAGGAGCAGGGCATGCTGTGCTGCCTGCACCAGCTCGCCGAGACGCCGGGCACCGGGCTGCGGGACGCGGTGTCGCTGTTCGACATGATGAGCCTGGTCTTCGACTTCGAGTCGAGCACCACCGCGTACGAGCAGATGGCGGAGCGGCTCGTCGCGGCGGCGGCGGAGCGCGGCGACCGGGCCACCGAGGCGCACGCCCGTCGCAAGCGCGGCGAGATCCTCTACTCCCGCAGGGCCGTCGAGGCGGCCGCCGCGGAGAGCAGGGCCGTGCGGGCGTGCGGCGAGGCCCGCCTGGTCGACCACGCGGGCGCGGTCAACGTGCTCGCCATGCTCGCGCACGACCGCCGGGCCTACGAGGAGGCCACCGCGCTGTACGAGGAGGCGATCACCACCTGGCGGGCGCTCGGCCACCGCTCGGAGGAGGCCGTCATCATGGGCAACCTGGCGCTCGTGCTGGCCGAGGCCGGCCGGGGCGCGGAGGGGGTGCGGGCCGGGGAGCTGGCCGCCGACATCACCCGCGAGCTGAGCGGCGGCAGGCCGAACCCGCAGATCGTCTACCAGCTGGGCGTCGCGCTGGGCGCGGCCGGCCGCCACGAGGAGGCCCTGGCCCGCTTCGGCGAGGGCCGCGCGGAGTTCCGCCGGCTCAAGCAGCGCGCCTGGGAGGGCCTGACGTTGCGCCGGATGGCCGAGACCCACCTCGGCATGGGCCGGCCGGACCGGGCCGTGGACCACGCCGAGGAGTCGCTGGCCATGCTGCACGAGGCCGACCGGGGCTGGATGCGCGGCAAGGCGCTCGCCGTGCTCGGCCAGGCGCTGAGCGGGCTCGGCCGGCTCAGCCGGGCCAGGGCCTGCCTGGCCGAGGCGCTGACGATCATGGAGCGGCAGGGCTCACCCGACGCGGCGGACGTGCGCGCCCTGCTGGCCGGCCTCGACCCGCCCCGGGTCTCCTACTCCTCGGCGAGCGAGCCGCAGGTGTAA
- a CDS encoding nucleotide disphospho-sugar-binding domain-containing protein: MSPASGVRVAVFPIDAIGHVNPLLPIVRALAGHPDVAQVRSFAPASLGPALTAAGACHVPVEAAAPSSSVPVGVSELAYRSFVEPLAVSERMTARAAEFRPDVVLYDVFCVHGLVAARALGVPSASLVTFPGYGALGEQFVLQHASREPASAGRRYRALYGWDPLEEGLLPVLFPSPDLSIVTAIESMSRRVDAVTAPRLHAALSRYEGTCAFVGPSVGEAGPHDRSDRSFPYDVLDAARRAGRSIVLFSLGTVLTGFRFGSPVGGAPSGRAYLLALLDHLIGALGDRDDVLVVVATGSSLTAADEPAWPGNFVVRAFLPQRELLNGYADAFITHHGTSSTAESLLAGVPMISVPGVGDQLPNAEIAIAGGAAVALWDPHDVFATVNADLLAKAVRQVLHDPSYRTACLTLRDRMTAAGGARRAAGLVVSLGRRSSRSGPIGSRS; this comes from the coding sequence ATGAGCCCGGCGAGCGGTGTCAGGGTCGCGGTCTTCCCCATCGACGCGATCGGGCACGTCAACCCGCTCCTGCCGATCGTGCGGGCGCTGGCCGGGCATCCCGACGTGGCGCAGGTGCGCAGCTTCGCGCCGGCCTCGCTCGGCCCGGCCCTCACGGCGGCGGGCGCGTGTCACGTGCCCGTCGAGGCCGCGGCCCCTTCCTCGTCGGTGCCGGTGGGGGTGTCGGAGCTGGCGTACCGGAGCTTCGTCGAGCCGCTCGCGGTCAGCGAGCGGATGACGGCGCGCGCCGCCGAGTTCCGCCCCGACGTCGTGCTGTACGACGTGTTCTGCGTGCACGGGCTGGTCGCCGCCCGCGCCCTCGGCGTGCCGTCGGCGTCGCTGGTCACCTTTCCCGGATACGGCGCGCTCGGCGAGCAGTTCGTGCTCCAGCACGCCTCCCGCGAGCCGGCCTCGGCCGGGCGGCGCTACCGGGCGCTGTATGGCTGGGATCCGCTGGAGGAGGGGCTGCTGCCCGTGCTCTTCCCGTCGCCGGACCTGTCGATCGTCACCGCGATCGAGTCGATGTCCAGGCGGGTGGACGCGGTGACGGCGCCCCGGCTGCACGCCGCACTGTCGCGCTACGAGGGCACCTGCGCGTTCGTCGGCCCGTCGGTGGGGGAGGCCGGGCCGCACGATCGCTCTGACCGGAGCTTCCCCTATGACGTCCTGGACGCGGCGCGGCGGGCGGGCCGCTCGATCGTGCTGTTCTCCCTCGGCACCGTGCTGACCGGCTTCAGGTTCGGCTCGCCGGTCGGCGGGGCGCCGAGCGGGCGCGCGTACCTGCTCGCCCTGCTCGACCACCTGATCGGCGCGCTCGGCGACCGTGACGACGTGCTCGTCGTGGTGGCGACCGGCTCCTCGCTGACCGCCGCCGACGAGCCCGCGTGGCCGGGCAACTTCGTGGTGCGCGCCTTCCTCCCGCAACGGGAGCTGCTGAACGGGTACGCCGACGCCTTCATCACCCACCACGGCACCAGCAGCACCGCCGAGAGCCTTCTCGCGGGCGTCCCGATGATCTCGGTGCCCGGCGTCGGCGACCAGCTCCCGAACGCCGAGATCGCCATCGCGGGCGGGGCGGCGGTGGCGCTCTGGGACCCGCACGACGTGTTCGCCACGGTGAACGCCGACCTGCTGGCCAAGGCCGTGCGGCAGGTGCTGCACGACCCGTCGTACCGGACGGCGTGCCTGACCCTCAGGGACAGGATGACCGCGGCGGGCGGCGCCCGGCGCGCGGCCGGACTGGTGGTGTCGCTCGGAAGGCGGTCGTCCAGGAGCGGGCCGATCGGGAGCCGGTCATGA
- a CDS encoding DUF2264 domain-containing protein translates to MLPPYLPLPPSDRLLSPRTGWTRAHWEALADHLLEAVMPYASPGRAQFRLPGRASWSGVELDGLEGFARTFLAASFRIAGAGGDVPHLVERYAGGLAAGTDPSSGESWPVLTDRSQQLVEAASIAIGLHETRPWLWDRLDDGVRERVVDWLGGFVGKRTWDNNWVLFQTVTEEFLKSVGGPYEQREIDRGLERIEDWYVGDGWYTDGGSRNFDHYCGWALHLYPLLWTRMSGDAERAATYAGRLREFLGTYQHFFGSDGAPLHQGRSLTYRFAAVAPVWLGALADATPLTPGQTRRLASSVARHFAERGVPSPDGLLSLGWYEPFLPVTQAYSGPASPYWASKAFVGLLLPPDHPVWTECEQPLPIDERDVTAAVPAAGLLLHGTRHDGIVRLLNHGSDHGAPPDDPHYAKLAYSTRTAPEAAEHAWARDLDNHLALVGPDGLPSRRTAIRPLICHDTTASSSYETGTGAVVTTTSTVSGPWEVRVHEITGEPGGGTVREGGYALSDAGPPASVSGDGWALARRADGLTSAVIGLYGWERAEVAREVESNAFGPHSAIPCLHSGTPGLHVSLVVLSGDQVHPGALREAVTVAVSEEAVVVTFPGGTGATAARTAQTLRRTETTTPSTTASSPSITS, encoded by the coding sequence ATGCTCCCTCCCTACCTCCCGCTCCCCCCGTCCGACCGCCTGCTCTCCCCGCGCACCGGCTGGACCCGCGCCCACTGGGAGGCCCTGGCCGACCACCTGCTGGAGGCCGTCATGCCGTACGCCTCACCGGGGCGGGCGCAGTTCCGGCTGCCGGGGCGGGCGAGCTGGTCGGGGGTGGAGCTGGACGGGCTGGAGGGGTTCGCGCGGACGTTCCTGGCCGCGTCGTTCCGCATCGCGGGCGCGGGCGGGGACGTGCCGCACCTGGTCGAACGGTACGCCGGTGGGCTCGCCGCCGGCACCGACCCGTCGAGCGGCGAGTCCTGGCCCGTGCTGACCGACCGGTCGCAGCAGCTGGTGGAGGCCGCCTCGATCGCGATCGGCCTGCACGAGACCCGGCCGTGGTTGTGGGACCGGCTCGACGACGGCGTGCGGGAGCGGGTGGTCGACTGGCTCGGCGGGTTCGTCGGGAAGCGGACCTGGGACAACAACTGGGTGTTGTTCCAGACGGTGACGGAGGAGTTCCTCAAGTCCGTCGGCGGGCCGTACGAGCAGCGGGAGATCGACCGGGGCCTGGAGCGCATCGAGGACTGGTACGTCGGCGACGGCTGGTACACCGACGGCGGCTCCAGGAACTTCGACCACTACTGCGGCTGGGCACTGCACCTGTATCCGCTGCTGTGGACGCGCATGTCGGGCGACGCCGAGCGGGCCGCGACCTACGCGGGGCGGCTGCGCGAGTTCCTGGGCACCTACCAGCACTTCTTCGGCTCCGACGGCGCGCCCCTGCATCAGGGGCGCTCGCTCACCTACCGGTTCGCCGCCGTCGCGCCCGTCTGGCTGGGCGCACTCGCCGACGCCACCCCGCTCACGCCCGGGCAGACCCGCAGGCTGGCCTCCTCCGTGGCCCGCCACTTCGCCGAGCGCGGCGTGCCCTCGCCTGACGGGCTGCTCTCCCTCGGCTGGTACGAGCCGTTCCTGCCGGTGACGCAGGCGTACTCGGGGCCGGCGTCGCCGTACTGGGCCTCGAAGGCCTTCGTCGGCCTGCTGCTGCCTCCCGACCACCCGGTGTGGACCGAGTGCGAGCAGCCGCTGCCCATCGACGAGCGGGACGTGACCGCGGCCGTCCCCGCCGCCGGCCTGCTCCTGCACGGCACCCGCCACGACGGGATCGTCCGCCTGCTCAACCACGGCAGCGACCACGGCGCCCCGCCTGACGACCCGCACTACGCCAAGCTCGCCTACTCCACCCGCACCGCGCCCGAGGCGGCCGAGCACGCCTGGGCCCGCGACCTCGACAACCACCTCGCCCTCGTCGGGCCGGACGGCCTCCCCTCGCGCCGGACCGCGATCCGGCCGCTGATCTGCCACGACACCACCGCCTCCTCCTCGTACGAGACCGGCACGGGAGCCGTGGTCACCACCACCTCCACCGTGTCCGGCCCCTGGGAGGTACGCGTCCACGAGATCACGGGCGAGCCGGGCGGCGGCACGGTGCGCGAGGGCGGCTACGCCCTGTCCGACGCCGGCCCGCCCGCCTCGGTCAGCGGCGACGGGTGGGCGCTGGCCCGCCGCGCCGACGGCCTCACCTCCGCCGTCATCGGCCTGTACGGGTGGGAGCGGGCCGAGGTGGCGCGGGAGGTCGAGTCGAACGCCTTCGGCCCGCACTCGGCCATCCCCTGCCTGCACTCCGGCACGCCCGGCCTGCACGTCTCCCTGGTCGTGCTGTCGGGCGACCAGGTGCATCCGGGTGCGTTGCGGGAGGCCGTCACGGTCGCCGTGAGCGAGGAGGCGGTCGTCGTCACCTTCCCCGGCGGCACCGGCGCGACGGCGGCGCGTACCGCTCAGACGCTGCGCAGGACCGAGACCACCACGCCCAGCACCACGGCCTCGTCGCCGTCGATCACGTCGTAG
- the lexA gene encoding transcriptional repressor LexA, with protein sequence MSQVTSYDDHDAFEYVDFSALPQRQQRILATIRDWVARYGYPPSTRELGRAVGLRSPSSVSKHLRSLEERGLLRRGTTVTRSIDVRPFLRAAAPEQPADLVSVPVVGDIAAGSPILAEEHLDEALTLPRDLTGRGTVFGLRVRGDSMIDAAICDGDIVVVRQQPEAHSGQIVAAMIDGEATVKVYRRRGGHVLLEPRNPAYDVIDGDEAVVLGVVVSVLRSV encoded by the coding sequence ATTTCGCAGGTGACCAGCTACGACGATCATGACGCCTTCGAGTACGTGGACTTCTCGGCCCTGCCCCAGCGCCAGCAGCGGATCCTGGCCACGATCCGGGACTGGGTGGCCAGGTACGGCTACCCGCCGAGCACCCGCGAGCTGGGCCGCGCCGTCGGGCTGAGGTCGCCCTCGTCGGTCTCGAAGCACCTGAGAAGCCTGGAGGAGCGTGGGCTGCTGCGCCGGGGCACGACGGTGACCCGGTCGATCGACGTGCGCCCGTTCCTGCGGGCCGCCGCGCCGGAGCAGCCCGCGGACCTGGTGAGCGTGCCCGTGGTCGGCGACATCGCCGCCGGCAGCCCCATCCTGGCCGAGGAGCACCTGGACGAGGCGCTGACCCTGCCGCGCGACCTCACCGGCAGGGGCACCGTGTTCGGCCTCCGGGTCAGGGGCGACTCGATGATCGACGCCGCGATCTGCGACGGCGACATCGTGGTCGTCCGGCAGCAGCCGGAGGCGCACTCGGGCCAGATCGTCGCCGCGATGATCGACGGCGAGGCCACCGTCAAGGTGTACCGGCGGCGCGGCGGGCACGTCCTCCTCGAACCCCGCAACCCCGCCTACGACGTGATCGACGGCGACGAGGCCGTGGTGCTGGGCGTGGTGGTCTCGGTCCTGCGCAGCGTCTGA
- a CDS encoding DUF7824 domain-containing protein, which translates to MSAGEEVGQAELQEMFAALRSKRRGGVVEQPPRDRLPDLRHISAPHHVMLLRCAEIHAALKAGTLPPYLLATPTLTSGHLDPAELVARVEGYERAGVQALPADLGQALLRLPREVDAEVIERAAKLTSEAGTRLARWLADRPRPELRVDWSHAGGHYTHDREKGTHSPRLHPRIRIEPTGLASIDLLLSDPDPYGYGDERGKYMQSWSMTLPCDREAVAMHLLPHLLNTWERPGYFDRYVAGLLSQDGPVGEAMALLIAVQLAERGTYGWPERGQALLLGAAAAGCLPAVECGRQLGLCLRRDVAKMSAVRVALEACAEQGAHREVWEVMTGLLSVYLPGPDERPHAGHTQALTFASDAARWAGAGDATPDPTPDPTASRAGAGGTVPVLAEVAARKGSSAFLRAARTLRHQLLAQVKEG; encoded by the coding sequence ATGAGCGCTGGCGAGGAAGTCGGCCAGGCGGAGCTCCAAGAAATGTTCGCCGCCTTGCGCAGCAAGAGGCGCGGCGGGGTGGTGGAGCAACCACCGCGTGACCGGCTGCCGGACCTGCGGCACATCTCGGCCCCGCACCACGTGATGCTGCTGCGCTGCGCCGAGATCCACGCCGCGCTGAAGGCTGGGACGCTGCCCCCGTACCTGCTGGCCACCCCGACCCTCACCTCCGGCCACCTCGACCCCGCCGAGCTGGTCGCCCGCGTCGAGGGGTACGAGCGGGCAGGCGTCCAGGCGCTGCCCGCCGACCTCGGGCAGGCGCTGCTGCGGCTGCCGCGCGAGGTGGACGCGGAGGTGATCGAGCGGGCGGCGAAGCTGACCTCGGAGGCGGGCACCAGGCTGGCGCGCTGGCTGGCAGACCGGCCGCGGCCGGAGCTGCGCGTGGACTGGTCGCACGCCGGCGGCCACTACACGCACGACCGGGAGAAGGGCACGCACAGCCCGCGGTTGCACCCCCGCATCCGGATCGAGCCGACGGGGCTGGCGTCGATCGACCTGCTGCTGTCCGACCCGGACCCCTACGGGTACGGCGACGAGCGCGGCAAGTACATGCAGTCCTGGTCGATGACGCTGCCCTGCGACCGGGAGGCGGTCGCCATGCATCTCCTGCCGCACCTGCTCAACACATGGGAGCGGCCCGGCTACTTCGACCGGTACGTGGCCGGGCTGCTCTCGCAGGACGGGCCGGTGGGCGAGGCGATGGCGCTGCTGATCGCCGTCCAGCTCGCCGAGCGCGGCACGTACGGCTGGCCGGAGCGCGGCCAGGCGCTGCTGCTGGGTGCGGCTGCCGCCGGGTGCCTGCCCGCCGTGGAGTGCGGGCGGCAGCTCGGGCTGTGCCTGCGGCGGGACGTGGCCAAGATGAGCGCCGTACGCGTGGCGTTGGAGGCCTGCGCGGAGCAGGGGGCGCACCGGGAGGTGTGGGAGGTCATGACGGGGCTGCTGTCCGTCTACCTGCCCGGCCCGGACGAACGGCCGCACGCCGGTCACACCCAGGCCCTCACGTTCGCGAGCGACGCCGCCCGCTGGGCCGGAGCGGGCGACGCCACCCCGGACCCCACCCCGGACCCCACCGCCAGCCGGGCCGGAGCGGGCGGCACCGTCCCCGTGCTCGCCGAGGTGGCGGCCCGCAAGGGATCGAGCGCCTTCCTGCGCGCGGCCCGCACCCTGCGCCACCAACTGCTCGCACAAGTAAAGGAGGGCTGA
- a CDS encoding class I adenylate-forming enzyme family protein, with translation MADVHRYPSAAPARSCFTDFFDEHLRARPDAPYITGDPAGAGAQRTLSYRQLDACSRRLAYWLKGELGGCETVGLIPRNELTSVLTIFAAVRAGYRVLFLSPADPEARLRQQTEALGVTAVLRSAAVPDDACAGAILVPEPYDLPDAGPFAAPAADPGDDVFYFGTSGSTAASKLVAQSRRNVVSNAEAVRRHHGLGPGDRLLGCLPIHHVNGVHFSLMATFMAGAHVVLAGGFDPFAYPRLIERHRPRIASVVPSILETLTATWRRPSLPAEFGYFVSAAAPLPTATARAVRKRLGARVLQGYGLTETTNFSTTMPAGLPEKDVKRFLTEVDVPSIGVAVHGNEVAVLTRDGERAAPGEVGEICMRGHNVMNGYAGNPAATREAFEGGWFHSQDLGFELRDASGRGFFFVTGRLKNIAKVGGESVSLEEMEKVLRAVPYVRDAACVAAPHRYLGEEIVAAVVHTEDAPETVNVRPHLLAAFAHSVVPNRVVRLDAIPRTATGKIRRPELARLLLSPS, from the coding sequence GTGGCCGACGTGCATCGTTACCCCTCCGCCGCGCCTGCGCGCAGCTGCTTCACCGACTTTTTCGACGAGCATCTCCGAGCCCGTCCCGACGCTCCGTACATCACCGGCGACCCCGCCGGGGCGGGCGCGCAGCGCACACTTTCCTATCGGCAGCTCGACGCCTGCAGCCGCCGGCTCGCGTATTGGCTGAAAGGCGAGCTGGGCGGCTGCGAAACCGTCGGGCTCATTCCGCGCAACGAGCTGACGTCGGTGCTGACGATTTTCGCCGCGGTACGCGCGGGATACCGCGTGCTGTTCCTCAGCCCGGCCGATCCCGAGGCGCGGCTGCGGCAGCAGACCGAGGCGCTCGGCGTGACGGCCGTCCTGAGGTCCGCCGCCGTGCCCGACGACGCCTGCGCCGGGGCGATCCTCGTCCCCGAGCCGTACGACCTGCCCGACGCCGGGCCGTTCGCGGCGCCCGCCGCCGACCCTGGTGATGACGTGTTCTACTTCGGTACGTCCGGCTCCACCGCCGCCTCGAAGCTGGTCGCCCAGTCCCGTCGCAACGTGGTGTCCAACGCCGAGGCGGTCCGCCGGCACCACGGGCTGGGCCCGGGCGACCGGTTGCTCGGCTGCCTGCCGATCCATCATGTCAACGGGGTGCACTTCTCGCTGATGGCCACGTTCATGGCGGGCGCGCACGTCGTGCTGGCCGGCGGGTTCGACCCGTTCGCCTACCCGCGCCTCATCGAGCGGCACCGGCCGCGCATCGCCAGCGTGGTGCCGAGCATCCTGGAGACGCTGACGGCCACGTGGCGGCGTCCCTCGCTGCCCGCCGAGTTCGGCTACTTCGTCTCGGCCGCCGCGCCGCTGCCCACCGCGACCGCCCGCGCCGTCCGCAAGCGGCTCGGCGCCCGCGTCCTGCAGGGGTACGGGCTCACCGAGACCACCAACTTCTCCACCACCATGCCGGCCGGCCTGCCGGAGAAGGACGTCAAGCGCTTCCTGACCGAGGTCGACGTGCCGTCGATCGGGGTCGCGGTGCACGGCAACGAGGTGGCCGTGCTGACCAGGGACGGCGAGCGGGCAGCCCCCGGCGAGGTCGGCGAGATCTGCATGCGCGGCCACAACGTCATGAACGGCTACGCGGGCAACCCGGCCGCGACGCGGGAGGCGTTCGAGGGCGGCTGGTTCCACTCCCAGGACCTCGGCTTCGAGCTGCGCGACGCCTCGGGCCGGGGCTTCTTCTTCGTCACCGGGCGGCTGAAGAACATCGCGAAGGTGGGCGGCGAGTCCGTCTCGCTGGAGGAGATGGAGAAGGTGCTGCGGGCGGTGCCGTACGTGCGGGACGCCGCCTGCGTGGCGGCCCCGCACCGCTACCTCGGGGAGGAGATCGTCGCGGCCGTCGTCCACACGGAGGACGCGCCGGAGACGGTCAACGTGCGTCCGCATCTGCTCGCCGCCTTCGCCCACAGTGTGGTGCCCAACCGGGTCGTCCGCCTCGACGCGATCCCCAGGACGGCGACGGGCAAGATCCGCCGCCCCGAGCTGGCCCGCCTGCTGCTGTCGCCGTCATGA
- a CDS encoding phosphopantetheine-binding protein — MDELHEIVTSLIEKTLGMAAGELGPDTELNSAGLTSLRMVELLTELEERLSIEFPDEMIEPGTFRSARSLTDSVRRLVL, encoded by the coding sequence GTGGATGAGCTTCATGAAATAGTCACGAGTCTTATCGAGAAAACTCTGGGAATGGCCGCCGGAGAGCTCGGCCCAGACACCGAACTGAACTCCGCCGGGCTTACCTCCCTGCGTATGGTGGAATTGCTGACGGAGCTTGAGGAACGCCTTTCCATCGAATTCCCGGACGAAATGATCGAGCCGGGGACGTTCCGCAGCGCGCGGTCCCTCACCGACTCGGTGCGCCGCCTGGTGCTCTGA